CTGTCAATGATACCTTAGGCATCCAAACCGAAATTCCGGAAACTTTGGAAATATTGAAGGCAAGGGTAAAAAACGCAACTTTTTTGGAAAATGATTTTGATAGCTTCAGAGGACTGCTTTTGAGTACTTAACTTTATAAATGTTGCATCGCATTCGCCTATTACTATTGATATCGCCCTGTGTATAACAAATTGCACAAATTCATATTTTCTTCCCCACTACCCTCATTCCCTAAAGAGTCTGTCAAGCTACGCTTGAGACGCCCTACCCTTTACCACTCATCAGACATCTGATCTCCCCTTCAGGGCTACCGTTTACACACAATTAGGGGGGAGAGTCTTATAGTCTGTATCCCACCATAAGAGTTTGAAATTTTTCATACCCCCATTTGTATGTTATTGTACCTGGTTTGCGTTGTGAAGCATATCCCTTCCATCCTCCGATTCTTGCTGTGATCCATAATGCCCATGCTAATGAATGTTCGGGATGAGGATTTTTTTGTTTTTCTGTGGCTCCTTGATACACTTTATTTAGCTGTTCTAAACACTTCACCTCCTCTTCTTCAAAAACTTCTTTTAATTCTATTGAGGTGTCTCCATCTCGTGCCTCTTTTAATAGTTGTATTTTTAATGATGCTTCCATACCCAAAATTAATACATACAAACAAAAGCAGCGATAGTATTTTGATTGACTTCATATTGATTGTTTAAAGGGTTGGTATCTGAATGATAAAAGATGTTCCTGCCTGCGCTGTCGCTACGGCAGGCAGGCCTTCTCCCACCTGACTTTCAATCGGCAACTCTCCGCCATGTGCCTTGATGATATCATTAGTAATACTAAGTCCGAGCCCTGTGCCTTCAGTTCCTTTTTTGGTGGTAAAAAATGGCTGCAGGATTTTTTCTTTGATTTCATCCGGTATGCCCGGTCCGTTGTCCATGACTGAAATCGAGATGGTTTTACCTTCTTTTTTTGATGTGACGGTCAATTTTGGCAGATAATTGCGGGACTGATCGGTTAATGTCTTTGATCGCATGGCATCAAATGCATTATTGCACAGATTGATGATCACTCTGGTAAAATCTTCCTTGATAAGCTGTACCCATCCTATTTTTTCATCCAGATTCAGGGCAATATCGACATTGATCGGATTTTTTCCTGCCCGCATGCCATGAAAACTAAGATTGACATACTCTTTTATCAACACATTGAGGTCGGTTTCTTCTTTTTGCCTGTACCGCCCCTCGAGTGTTGCAGCATAGAGTTGACGATGCCATTGGCTCGTGTGCCATGTTCGTGCACTTTTTTGAGATTGGACCTGATATCAGAAAGGATTTCATCTATCAGACCTTCATCTCTCGATTCCGGGTTTTTAGCCCTTTCTTCATCTATTTCTTCCAGCATTTCCAGAGAGACTTCTGAGAAGTTGTTTACAAAATTCAGTGGGTTTTTGATCTCATGTGCGATACCGGCGGTGAGCTGACCAAGAGAAGCGAGTTTTTCCTGTTGCACCAGTTGGTTTTGTGTTTTTTTGATTTCATTCATTGCAGCCTCGACGATGGCTTTTGCCTCCTCCAGTTTTGAGAAATCCTCATATCTGGCATATGCCGTAGAAAAAGCGTCAGCAAGATGCTGGACCAGCTCAAGGGCATCATGACTTAATGGAGCAACATTTCCTACATATAGCATACCTTGCAGGAAAGGAAGAAAATGCAGATAAAGATCTTTGGGAAGGTTTTCATTCACATATTTTTCACCGCTGCCCACAGCTCCAAGTCTAACAAGATCTTTTGTATACGCTATAAAAGCGGCTTCATCCATATGATCATTGAATATCGTCTTATCATGCCAATGACTTACGATCTGCCTTGATTGCGCGGTGGCATCGTAACCCAGTCTGAACGTGCTCAATGATTTGCCACCCGGTGTAGACAGGTAAGTCTGAATTTCTTCTGTCTTTTCATTCATGATAAAAACCCCGCATCTTATAAAGTCAATTCCCAGGATGGTAAGTTCCCTACAAATCAAAGGAGTGATGCTTTCCAGGTCTTTCTTGGTGCGCATACTGGCTATTTCTGCCCTGACTCTGTCCACCGAAGAGCGTTTGACAGTGTCCAAAGCCAGTGCTTCTGCATACCGCAAATCGAGATATCTGCGATAGGTTTGTGCAAACACCCCCGCAAAGCGTATGAATACGGCAATTGATTGGTCAGAAAATGCCTCTTTTGAAAATACATAAAGGCAGCCTTCGTTAAAATAAAAGTCTGTATGGACTATTTTTGTCTGTTCTGAATAGTAGTCTCTTTTGATTTTGTAATCGGACTGGCTTTTTATTGTGTCATAATATTTCAATTTATCGTCCCCTTCCAGGATGTAATGATTGGTTGCCGATTTATTTACCCATCCCTTGTATGCACTCTCCAGCAGACCATGTCCTTTCATATTGATGTGACCTATGGTCAGTTCAGCCTTGCCTTCAGGTGATTTAGCCGCTGTCCAGGCTTCCATCATTTCATCAGGCTGCATGATGCCTATACCATAACGGTCTTGTGCTGTAAGTACTCCGAGTGCTGTAAGTTCATCAAACAATGTTGCTACACTTTCACCCACATCATTGCTATTGTGCATGGCCAAATATCGGCTTCGTACTCTTTCCAATGCCGCTTCTATATGTGCCTCTCTTGCTTGTGCTTCTGCATTTTTTAAATCATTGAAACGTGTATAACTTGAATCAAATACTTTTCCAAAGCGGTGAAGTATATCGAGTTGCTCAACCGTTTGCTGAGAGGGGCCAGATGCTTCAATTAATCCAAAAGTATTGAACGACCCGGAAATAACAGTATGTTCTGAAGTTTTGATTCCAACTTTAACTTCATCAGAAAGGAGTGAAAGCTCAGTTTCATTAAGTAATAATTCATCAATATTTTTCTTTTCGCTTCCCTTTAGTTCGTAGACCCAGGTTGATACTTTTTCTTTCCAGCCTTTTATTATCGCATCATAGTAAGGATGTTGGAGCCTATTAATAAAATAACTCGTTGTATTTTTTTTATCTTCTGAATTGGCCATCCATATTCTTGCATCAAAAGTTTCGTGATTAAAAATCCAAATAATGCATCGTGCCAGTACTAAGTCCAGTTTTTTTAATTCTTCAAATAAGGTAGCTACCAATGCCGATAGCTCAACAGAATTATGCATAGCCATCGCTCTGGCTCTCACTCTTTCCAATGCCGCTTCTATCTGTGCCTCTCTTGCTTGCGCTTCTGCTTTTTGCAGATCAAGGAAGCGGATATAAGCCTGGTTAAATGCCGTAGTAAAACGGCTGATGATGTCCTGTTGTTCTTTCGGTAATGGCTTCAGGCTACCCGTCACCAGCAATCCAAACTGATCAGATGAGCCGGAAAGATAAATGCTTTTTACTGCAGCCATATCTTCTTTTATAAAATCGGGTAACCTAGAGAGCTCTGTTTCGATG
The sequence above is drawn from the Saprospiraceae bacterium genome and encodes:
- a CDS encoding HAMP domain-containing histidine kinase; its protein translation is MLIKEYVNLSFHGMRAGKNPINVDIALNLDEKIGWVQLIKEDFTRVIINLCNNAFDAMRSKTLTDQSRNYLPKLTVTSKKEGKTISISVMDNGPGIPDEIKEKILQPFFTTKKGTEGTGLGLSITNDIIKAHGGELPIESQVGEGLPAVATAQAGTSFIIQIPTL